The window GGCCTTTAACGAAGACTCCGACATTTTTCAGACCATGTTCCATTGCCTTGGCTCCGGCATCTTCTGCAACCAGTTTGGCTGCGAAAGGAGTTGATTTTCTGGATCCTTTGAACCCCTGCATTCCGGCGGATGACCAGGAAATTGTATTGCCGTTTTCATCTGCAATGGTCACAATGGTATTGTTAAAGGTAGACTGAATGTGCACAATGCCGGTTGATATATTTTTTTTAACCCGCTTTTTGGCAACGACCTTTTTAGATTTTTTCGCCATAATTGTTATCCCTTATTATTTAAGTCCTACTTCTTCTTCTTCACTGCCGCGCGTTTAGGACCTTTTCTGGTTCTGGCGTTGGTACTGGTCCGTTGCCCGTGGCAGGGCAGGCCTTTACGATGACGCAACCCTCTGTAACATCCAAGATCCATCAACCGTTTTATGTTCATGGATACTTCAGAACGCAGCTCACCTTCCACCTTGAACTCGGAATCAATGACCTTTCTGATTTCATTGACCTGTTCTTCGGTGAGATCGTTGGCTTTGATTGTAGGCTCAATGCCTGTTTTTTCAAGTATATGCAAAGACCTGCTACGCCCAATACCATAGATATAGGTTAAAGCGATCCACGCATGCTTATCTCTTGGTAAGTCAACTCCAGCTATACGTGCCAAATTTTTCTATCCTCCTATCCCTGACGCTGTTTATGGCGCTTGTTTACACAAATAACTCTGATGACACCGCGCCTTTTAATGACTTTGCAGTCCCTACAGATTTTTTTTACTGATGCTCTGACTTTCATCTAACTGCTCCTCATCTGATTATTTCAGTATGCACTAATTCTTTTTTATTCACCTGCCGGATTTATTTATACCGGTAGGTAATTCTGCCTCGGCTTAAGTCATAGGGTGAAATCTCAACGGTCACCCTGTCACCGGGAAGTATCTTGATAAAATGCATCCTCATTTTCCCGGAAATATGTGCCAGCAGAACATGTTTATTTTCCAACTCAACCTTGAACATGGCATTGGGAAGCGTTTCAAGGACTTTACCATCTACTTTGATGGGCTCTTCTTTTGCCATAATTAAATTTTTCTCCTTTGTGGTGCCGTATCAGGACCGGCTTTTAATCCGCTTACTCCCGGAGCGTCCCAGGAAACCATCATAATTGCTGGTAATCAAATGGGACTCTATCTGGGAAATGGTATCAATAGCAACACCAACAACAATCAGCAGAGCTGTCCCGCCGAAATAAAAAGGTACATTAAACTTATTCATCAAAATGGTGGGTAACACGCAAACTGCCGAGACATAAACCGCACCGCCCACAGTAATTCTTGTGAGCACTCTGTCAATATACTCAGCTGTTCTTTTTCCCGGACGAATGCCAGGGATATACCCACCGTTCTTTTTCATATTTTCGGCTACATCTTCAGGGTTGAACTGAACTGCGGTATAAAAAAAACAGAAGAAAATGATAAAACCAACATATAACAGGTAATACCAGATTGTTCCTGGGCTGAACATGCCTGCCACTGTCTGCATGACCGGTAGATTGATGAACTGGGCCAGCGTAGTAGGAAACATGATGATGGAAGATGCGAAAATAGGTGGAATAACGCCTGATGTATTTATTTTGAGCGGTAGATGCGATGTCTGTCCGCCATACATCTTTCTACCGACCACTCGTTTGGCATAGTGGACCGGTATTCTGCGTTGGGCAAGTTCCATGAAGATAATAGCAGCAACCACGCCAACCATCAGAACAACCAAAATAATGGTTGAAAACAGTCCCATCTCACCTGTGCTCAAAAGCCGTCCCATCTTAATACCAGCTGACGGCATGTTGGCAACAATACCGGCAAAAATGATCAAAGAGATGCCATTGCCGATCCCCCTCTCGGTAATCTGTTCACCAAGCCACATAATAAATGCGGTCCC is drawn from uncultured Desulfobacter sp. and contains these coding sequences:
- the rpsK gene encoding 30S ribosomal protein S11, encoding MAKKSKKVVAKKRVKKNISTGIVHIQSTFNNTIVTIADENGNTISWSSAGMQGFKGSRKSTPFAAKLVAEDAGAKAMEHGLKNVGVFVKGPGPGRESALRALHALGFNISMIKDVTPVPHNGCRPPKRRRV
- the infA gene encoding translation initiation factor IF-1 gives rise to the protein MAKEEPIKVDGKVLETLPNAMFKVELENKHVLLAHISGKMRMHFIKILPGDRVTVEISPYDLSRGRITYRYK
- the rpmJ gene encoding 50S ribosomal protein L36, giving the protein MKVRASVKKICRDCKVIKRRGVIRVICVNKRHKQRQG
- the secY gene encoding preprotein translocase subunit SecY, with translation MIQNSYQNMLKLPELKRKLLITLALLFVYRVGVHVPTPGIDGAALESFFASASGTLFSMFNMFSGGALQRLSIFALGIMPYISASIILELMTVVIPYLEQLKKEGDAGRKKKTQLTRYGTVILSAIQGFGIAVGLESMTSPAGIPIVPYTGWGFRLITIITLTAGTAFIMWLGEQITERGIGNGISLIIFAGIVANMPSAGIKMGRLLSTGEMGLFSTIILVVLMVGVVAAIIFMELAQRRIPVHYAKRVVGRKMYGGQTSHLPLKINTSGVIPPIFASSIIMFPTTLAQFINLPVMQTVAGMFSPGTIWYYLLYVGFIIFFCFFYTAVQFNPEDVAENMKKNGGYIPGIRPGKRTAEYIDRVLTRITVGGAVYVSAVCVLPTILMNKFNVPFYFGGTALLIVVGVAIDTISQIESHLITSNYDGFLGRSGSKRIKSRS
- the rpsM gene encoding 30S ribosomal protein S13; translation: MARIAGVDLPRDKHAWIALTYIYGIGRSRSLHILEKTGIEPTIKANDLTEEQVNEIRKVIDSEFKVEGELRSEVSMNIKRLMDLGCYRGLRHRKGLPCHGQRTSTNARTRKGPKRAAVKKKK